GCCGGGACTACGTCGTCACCGTCCGCCACGGCCGCCACTCCGGCCCGCACGACGTCCGCGAGCAGTTGGAGCGGGAACCGGAGCGCCTGCTCGGCCCGGCCACCGTCCTGCACGCCGTCGCGGACCGGGTCGTGGACGGCTACCTCGACGTCGTCGAGGCGTTCCAGGGCGACCTCGACTTCCTGGAGACCGCGGTGTTCGCGCCCCGCGACGCCCTCGGCGTCGAGCAGGTGTACCTGGTCAAGCGGGAGCTGCTGGAGCTGCGGCGCGCGATCATGCCGCTGGTCGGACCGCTGCGGTCGCTCAGCGACGGGACGTGCGCGCCGTTCGTGCCCGAGGCGGACCGCACCTACTTCCGCGACGTGGAGGACCACCACACGCGGGTCGCCGAGCGCGTCACCGGGTTCGAGGAACTGCTGACCACGCTGGTCGACGCGACCCTGGCGAAGGTGTCGCTGCGGCAGAACAACGACATGCGCAAGATCTCCGCGTGGGCCGCGATCATCGCCGTGCCGACGATGGTGTTCGGCGCGTACGGCATGAACTTCGACCGCATGCCGGAACTGCGCTGGACCTACGGCTACCCGCTGGTGCTGGCCGCCGTCCTCGGCGCGTGCGCGGTGCTCTACCGCCTGTTCAAGCGCTACCACTGGCTCTACGACGCCCCGAGCCGCCCCGCGCCGCTCGCGCGCCCGACGTTCTGGGTGATGCTGTTCCTGCTGACCTGGCTGGCGGCCGTGGTGCTCGGCGTCGGGTAACGGTGCGGGGAGGACCGGTGCTCGGGACGACCGGTGCGGTCCTCAGAGGACTTTGCCCCCGTATATCACGGTTTCACCCGAAGGTGTCTTTCTCGCCCCGATTGGGTATGTCCAGGTCAACAGCGCACACCGCGCGCACGGACGCAGAGAACGGGAGCCGACATGCCCTGGGTGGAACGACACCGTCGACGTGCCCCGAACAGCTGGTTCCGCACGACCACCGTCCGCCGGCACTACCGCAAGCCCGCCGGGTTGCCCATCGTGGCGATCGCCGTCGCGGCGGTCGTGGTCCTTCTGCTGCTCATCGTGCTCTTCTAGCTCTACCACGGACAGCCGGCGCCCGGCGGGCCGCGGAGGACGGGGAGACCCGTCACCCGCGGCCCGCGGCGCGTCACCGGGGGGCCGGTCCGCGGCCGGTTCGGATGTGGCCGAGTCGGGTGTGGCCGAGTGGGATGTGGTCAGTCGGACGTGCTGTCCAGCCGGTGCACGGCGATGTGCAGCACGTCCGACGCCGCGATCGCGGTCAGCGCGGTGGCCACCAGGCGGGTCGCCCGGGGCGCGAACACCAGCCCGCCCACCAGGGCCCCGGCGATCCAGACGCCCGAGCAGAACGGGCACGTCACCAGTTCGCCCACGGCGTGGCGCACGCCGTCGCCGCGCACGGACTCGTTGACCTCGGCGTTGCCCGCCGGTTCCTCGTAGCGGGTGAACGGGGCGCGCAACGCACTGGTCACGGAGCCCTTGGTGGCCAGGCGGCTCGCCTTGTAGGTGGCCACGGAGACGAGTGCGACGTCACCGAGCGCGAACCGCTCGGGCAGGCGCACACCGAGGTGGCGGCCCACGGCGGTGGCGAGCCCGACGGCGCCGGCGAAGGTGCTCATCGCGGCCAGGTAGCCCTTGAGGGGGCGGTCCTGGCCCGCCGCGTACTCGGTCTGCACGCGGCGCAGGGTGGCTGAGATCGACATGGCGCTGGAGTTGCCCCGATCGGGTAGGTGAAACGCGTTCAGGGACGGCCTCGCGCCGGGGTCTGACCCGCGACCCCGTGGCGCAGCGGCGTGTTGTCGTCGGGCGAGTGCGCCGGGGACACCGGCGGTGTGCGCGGGGTGGACGCGGCGCCCGGCGTGTTGGCCGGGTCGCCGCCGGACGGCTCGGCGCCGTCGTCCAGCTGGGCCAGCCTCGCGGTGAGCACCTCGGTCACCGGTGTCCGGTTCCCGTGCGCGCGCTCGTGCTCCAGCACGGCGGCCAGCTCGTCACGCGCCAGGGAGCGCACGCGGTGCCGCAGGTCGCCCAGGGACAACTGGTCGTAGTCCGGGATGGGGAGTTCGTGGCTCATGCCCGGCGGCTACCCGGCCGATCGCCGGGCAAACGACCCCGGCGGCGGTCTCCCCGACCGGGCGCCGCGACCGTGCGGTGCCGCACACCCGGTGGGCGACCGGCCCGGGCGGGTTTGAACGGGGCCGTCCCATCGCACCCCCTTGCGGGTACGAGTGCACGTCCGACCAGAACGCGGAGGAGCGTCACCATGAGCGAGGAGAAGGCCTGGAACGACGTGGCCGACCAGGAGCGCCCGGTCGACCCGTACGCCGAGATCGAGGTCGCCGACGACGAGGAGGCGTCCGTGGGCAGGCCGGAGCGACCCGAGCCGGCCACCGCGACCGACGTCGACGCCGACCCGGCCGACGTGGCCGACCAGCACCGGGTGGTGCCCCTGACCGAGGACGACGAGTTCTGAGTGCCGGGATGACCGCGCGGCGCGGCGGCACGTCGGTGGAGGGGGCGCCCGTGGGGCTGGGCAGGGCGATGGCGGACGGCGTCGTGCTGCTCGACGGAGGGCTGTCCACCGCGCTGGAGGCGGCCGGGCACGACCTGTCGGACGAGCTGTGGACCGCCCGGCTGCTGCTGGAGGCCCCGGACGCCGTCCGCGCCGCGCACACCGCGTTCCTCGACGCCGGCGCGCAGGTCGTGATCACGGCCGGCTACCAGGTGTCGTTCGAGGGGTTCGCCCGGCGCGGCCTGACGCACGTCGAGACCGCGGGGCTGCTGCGGCGCAGCGTGCGGCTGGCGCGCGAGGCGGTGGCCGGCGTCGACGGGCCCCGGTGGGTGGCGGCCTCGGTCGGCCCGTACGGCGCGGTGCTCGCCGACGGCTCCGAGTACCGGGGCCGCTACGGGCTGAGCACGCGCCGGCTGGTCGAGTTCCACCGGCCGCGGATCGAGGTGCTGACCGAGGCCGGGGTCGACGTGCTGGCGGTGGAGACCATCCCGGACCGGCAGGAGGTCGAGGCGGTGCTGGAGGTCGTCGCGGGCTCGGGGGTGCCCGTGTGGCTGTCGTGCAGCGCGCGCGGCACGTCCACCTGCGCCGGCCAGCCGCTGGAGGCGGTGTTCGCCGACGCCGCGTCCGTGCCCGAGGTGATCGCGGTGGGCGTGAACTGCTGCGACCCGGGTGACGTGGAGGCGGCGGTGGTCGCCGCGCGCGCCGCCGGCAAGTCCGCCGTGGTGTACCCGAACAGCGGCGAGCGCTGGGACGCGCGGGCCCGTTCGTGGTCCGGCGGCCCGACCGCCGGGGCGGGGTCGGCGCGGCGCTGGGTCGAGGCCGGTGCGCGCCTGGTCGGCGGGTGCTGCCGCACCGGCCCCGCCGACATCGCCGCGCTGGCCGACCACCTGCGACCGACGCCCCACTAGCGCCCGACGGGTCCTAAACCACTCCACGGGGTGAAGCACGTCTCCGCGCGTCGTGTTGCAACGCTTTTGAATCGAATCTAGCCTGGGTCACGTCACGCTGGACCGTCACGCCGGACCCTCGAAGGACGTGGTCGCATGCCCGAGTTGTCGCGCCTCCCCCGACCCGTCGCGGATTCCTGGGACTGGCAGCTGAAGGGCCTGTGCCGCGGCATGGACAGCGCCCTGTTCTTCCACACCCCCAACGAGCGCGGGCAGGCGCGGGAGACCCGCGAGGCGCGTGCCAAGGAGGTGTGCAACCGGTGCCCGGTGATGCGGCAGTGCCGCGAGCACGCCCTGGCCGTCGAGGAGACCTACGGCATCTGGGGCGGGCTCGGCGAGAGCGAGCTGCGCACGATCATCGCCCGCAGGCACCGGCGGGCCTGACAGGTCCGCCGGAACACCGGCCCGTCCAGCGGGGACGCCGACCGGTCGTCGTGCTGGTGTCGTGGTCGGAGGGTGATGGACGGGCAGGGCGGTGCGGTGCCGGGCACCGCGTGGACGCCGGGCGCGGTGGCCCGGATGCTGGGCGTCTCACCGACGACCCTGCGCACCTGGGACCGCCGCTACGGCCTCGGTCCCTCCTCGCGCACCAGCGGCAACCACCGCCGCTACACGACCGAGGACCTCGAACGGCTGCGCCGCGTGGTGGCCGGGATCGCGAAGGGGCTGGCGCCCGCCGCCGCGGCGGCGACCGCGCTGGGCGACCCCCCACCACCCGAACCCCCACCCGGGGCCGCGGAGCCCGGTGACGGTGGACCCGGGATCGGCGCGGCGGACGCCAAGCCGGCACGGCGTGGTTTCCTGCGCGCCGCCCACCGCCTCGACGAACCGCTGATGCGCGCCGCGGCGGTCGACCTCATCACCCGCCACGGCGTCGTCGAGGCCTGGCAGCACGTCTTCACCCCCGTCCTGGTCGAACTGGGCCGCCGCGCCGCCGCACGGGGTCGTGGCGTCGAGGCCGAGCACCTGGCCAGCGCCGCGATCCTGCACGCCCTGCGCGGCGTGCCGTTCCCGGACGAGCGGGGCAGGTTGGCCGCGCTGCTCTCCTGCGCGCCCGACGAGCAGCACGTGCTGCCCCTGGAGGCGCTGGGCGCGGCGCTGTCCGAACGCGGTGCCACGTGGCGCAACCTCGGCGCCCGCCTGCCCGCGCTGGCCCTGCTGGACGCGGTGGACAAGCTGCGGCCCGCCTCGGTCGTGGTCTGGGCCCACCGCGAGGACATCGCCCGGCAGGTGCCGTTGGACGAGCTGGTGGACCGGTTCGACGCGGTCGTCACCGTCGGGGGAGCGGGGTGGGGCGCGGTGACCACGCCGCCCGGCGTCGTCCGGCCCACGTCGGTCGAGGACGCCGTCCGGGTCGTGCTGGAGGCCACCGGCCGCTGACCCCGCCCCGTCGCACGTGCGCCCGTCACACGTGCGTGCGGGACGCCTGGTCGGGATCGCCGTGGCGCTTCCGCGCGGTGCGCTCCCGGACCCGGTCGAGCATCGCCATCACCGGGGTCGCGGACACGCCGTGCACGACGATCGAGCCCACCACGACCAGGGCCGCCACCCGCCACAGGGCGTCGACCTCGACGAACCCGCCCTCCTGCACGGCGTAGGCGATGTAGAAGAGGGAACCGACCCCGCGCACGCCGAACACCGCGATGACCGTCCGCTCGCGCGGCCCGGTGCCGCCGCCCAGCAGGCCCAGCAACCCGGCCACCGGGCGCACCACGAACAGCGCGACCGCCGCCACGAGCACCTCGCCCCAGGTGATGCCCGCCAACAGGCCGGTCGCCACCGCGCCGCCCAGCAGGAACACCACCGCCACGGTCAGCATCCGCTCGACCTGCTCGACGTACTCGTGCAGCACGTGGTGGTAGTCCGACCGCCGCTCGGCGGACCGGATCACGCACGCGCAGACGAACACCGCGATGAAGCCGTAGCCCTCGGCCAGCTCCGTCACCCCGTACGCCAGGAACGTCGCGGCCAGCGCCACGAACCCCTCGGCGTGCTCGGCCAGCCGGAAGTCCTGCCTCGGCGCGGCGAAGAACAGCTTGCCCAGCAGCCACCCGACCAGCGCGCCGATGCCCACGCCCGCCGCCAACCGCCACAGCACGTCCACCGCCAGCCAGTGCGGCAACCACTCGCCGGGTGCGACGCCGACCAGGCTGATCGCCACCGCCGCGTAGGTGAACGGGAACGCCAGGCCGTCGTTCAACCCGGCCTCCGAGGTCAGCGCGAACCGCGCCTCGTCCTCGTCGGCCTCCGGGTGCTCCGCGGGCTCGGCGACCTGCACCTCGTTCGCCAGCACCGGGTCGGTCGGCGCGAGCGCGGCGCCGAGCAGCACCGACG
This region of Saccharothrix longispora genomic DNA includes:
- a CDS encoding magnesium and cobalt transport protein CorA, producing MTAPPRNPVVACGVYVDGVRQPGDHTPAAAIAEVRTRGGGFAWIGLFEPGDDDIRDVADALGLHELAVEDAVHAHQRPKLERYPEHLFVVLKTVRYVEHESPTTANEIVESGEIMVFLGRDYVVTVRHGRHSGPHDVREQLEREPERLLGPATVLHAVADRVVDGYLDVVEAFQGDLDFLETAVFAPRDALGVEQVYLVKRELLELRRAIMPLVGPLRSLSDGTCAPFVPEADRTYFRDVEDHHTRVAERVTGFEELLTTLVDATLAKVSLRQNNDMRKISAWAAIIAVPTMVFGAYGMNFDRMPELRWTYGYPLVLAAVLGACAVLYRLFKRYHWLYDAPSRPAPLARPTFWVMLFLLTWLAAVVLGVG
- a CDS encoding DUF1360 domain-containing protein, whose protein sequence is MSISATLRRVQTEYAAGQDRPLKGYLAAMSTFAGAVGLATAVGRHLGVRLPERFALGDVALVSVATYKASRLATKGSVTSALRAPFTRYEEPAGNAEVNESVRGDGVRHAVGELVTCPFCSGVWIAGALVGGLVFAPRATRLVATALTAIAASDVLHIAVHRLDSTSD
- the mmuM gene encoding homocysteine S-methyltransferase, whose amino-acid sequence is MADGVVLLDGGLSTALEAAGHDLSDELWTARLLLEAPDAVRAAHTAFLDAGAQVVITAGYQVSFEGFARRGLTHVETAGLLRRSVRLAREAVAGVDGPRWVAASVGPYGAVLADGSEYRGRYGLSTRRLVEFHRPRIEVLTEAGVDVLAVETIPDRQEVEAVLEVVAGSGVPVWLSCSARGTSTCAGQPLEAVFADAASVPEVIAVGVNCCDPGDVEAAVVAARAAGKSAVVYPNSGERWDARARSWSGGPTAGAGSARRWVEAGARLVGGCCRTGPADIAALADHLRPTPH
- a CDS encoding WhiB family transcriptional regulator translates to MPELSRLPRPVADSWDWQLKGLCRGMDSALFFHTPNERGQARETREARAKEVCNRCPVMRQCREHALAVEETYGIWGGLGESELRTIIARRHRRA
- a CDS encoding MerR family transcriptional regulator; amino-acid sequence: MDGQGGAVPGTAWTPGAVARMLGVSPTTLRTWDRRYGLGPSSRTSGNHRRYTTEDLERLRRVVAGIAKGLAPAAAAATALGDPPPPEPPPGAAEPGDGGPGIGAADAKPARRGFLRAAHRLDEPLMRAAAVDLITRHGVVEAWQHVFTPVLVELGRRAAARGRGVEAEHLASAAILHALRGVPFPDERGRLAALLSCAPDEQHVLPLEALGAALSERGATWRNLGARLPALALLDAVDKLRPASVVVWAHREDIARQVPLDELVDRFDAVVTVGGAGWGAVTTPPGVVRPTSVEDAVRVVLEATGR
- a CDS encoding cation:proton antiporter; this encodes MEPGPVLYAGAGVATLAAALLPRLLARAPVSMPMVFLAAGALAFGVIGPLPDPDPVEHGGIATHLTELCVIVSLMGAGLALNRPVGRRRWGTTWRLLGITMPLSMLAVGTLGWAVLGLGAAASVLLGAALAPTDPVLANEVQVAEPAEHPEADEDEARFALTSEAGLNDGLAFPFTYAAVAISLVGVAPGEWLPHWLAVDVLWRLAAGVGIGALVGWLLGKLFFAAPRQDFRLAEHAEGFVALAATFLAYGVTELAEGYGFIAVFVCACVIRSAERRSDYHHVLHEYVEQVERMLTVAVVFLLGGAVATGLLAGITWGEVLVAAVALFVVRPVAGLLGLLGGGTGPRERTVIAVFGVRGVGSLFYIAYAVQEGGFVEVDALWRVAALVVVGSIVVHGVSATPVMAMLDRVRERTARKRHGDPDQASRTHV